The following are encoded together in the Thalassomonas haliotis genome:
- a CDS encoding DUF6701 domain-containing protein gives MNKIFTRTGNALLCLLSAGYSQFASADCSSYKGQASINEAGMVGFVEVKLLNAAITRSTYRNWKLDICVQKNKNKSEFTCYQDLSLSTATLNNNVYLILDTSVIPNNKPFDILLQDASDNTIDYLSVGSTSLQDGDCTPDFDWSIDDTNSHDYIRKPDATGDWAIAGNGNSGGDTRGDVNEGSDSSDPDISINNVTVMQGESATFTISMSASSASDVSFDYYTFDNTDEERSYYTDTNTSATILAGTSETAVTIATQSLGDNITRNFSLFIENSGNANIINHIGTATITPAATAVHHYEIIHNDRALTCKAEEITIRACEVDDCSTLSTQNITLDFLVDDSKLGDSISFLGSTTFNLQHKTPGTLTLSLDNTIPNGANDLLCSTADCKITFDDAGFIFSAIDNQIAGQSFPDISIQAVQAGDDGSGGVSCDPNISFADTRVDIALSQENVTPSGATGRNFLIIDDNTTLPKYPGTRAVSLGFVNSYATISNPTYLDAGEIQLRAGFDTASGGDITGISNRFWVRPEALALSARVNSTDLNATTVSGSPSHKAGEDFELKVTALNASGDATFNYTPGQIQLKLTRTGPTSGGHEGTLTYGEDKQLTSALTADFKDISLTSFDNGSSTYKNASYSEVGLINLDVRDSNYANSAMTVSGSAIDIGRFIPDHFTLVENPAEVVGWCGNGVNNFTYMGQEQLQVNYVLEARNKAEGVTKNYFDHVAPEQDYAKASVALVAENNNNGDGATYPDRISAFIGTWAEGSYQPANTRAAFPRKGTLVDGPFERLQFGLTLQDDDGPVLDEPFDMLATAAGLCTQDEDALSDCNAIQLSGSAKILYGRWYIENNFGPETVSLPMIMSLQYWSGSRFITNLDDSCTSYNGETINNYAFDNSNLNPALSDAPTISVTTGIGTFVNGSNSLLPLMLNAPGAGNVGHTYYIYGGSNNITPAWLKYDWDNEDGNLDGPYDDNPKGLASFGQYHGNNRIIYWREVD, from the coding sequence ATGAACAAAATATTTACCCGCACAGGTAATGCATTATTATGTTTACTGTCTGCCGGCTACAGCCAGTTTGCCTCTGCCGACTGCTCCAGCTATAAAGGCCAGGCAAGCATCAATGAAGCCGGTATGGTGGGCTTTGTTGAGGTGAAATTACTGAATGCCGCGATCACCCGCAGTACCTACCGTAACTGGAAGCTTGATATCTGTGTGCAAAAAAATAAAAACAAAAGTGAATTCACCTGTTACCAGGATTTATCCCTGAGTACCGCCACACTAAATAACAATGTGTACCTGATACTGGATACCAGTGTCATTCCCAATAACAAACCTTTTGATATTCTGCTGCAAGACGCTAGCGACAACACCATAGATTATTTAAGTGTAGGCAGTACCTCATTGCAGGATGGCGATTGTACTCCGGATTTTGATTGGTCTATCGACGACACCAACAGCCATGATTATATCAGGAAACCTGACGCTACCGGCGACTGGGCAATTGCCGGTAACGGTAACTCGGGAGGAGATACCCGAGGTGATGTCAACGAAGGCAGTGACAGTAGCGACCCCGACATCAGCATCAATAATGTCACTGTGATGCAGGGAGAAAGCGCCACCTTCACCATTAGCATGTCAGCAAGCAGCGCCAGTGATGTCAGCTTTGACTATTATACCTTCGACAATACGGATGAAGAGCGCAGCTATTATACCGACACCAATACCAGCGCGACAATTTTAGCGGGAACGAGCGAAACCGCAGTCACCATAGCCACCCAAAGCTTAGGAGATAATATCACCCGGAATTTCTCCTTATTTATCGAGAACTCCGGCAATGCCAACATCATCAATCACATTGGCACCGCCACCATAACCCCGGCCGCCACGGCGGTACATCACTATGAAATAATCCATAACGATCGGGCATTAACCTGTAAAGCGGAAGAAATTACCATCAGGGCCTGTGAGGTCGACGATTGCAGCACCTTAAGCACACAAAACATCACCCTGGACTTTCTCGTGGATGATAGCAAACTCGGCGACTCCATCAGCTTTTTAGGCAGTACCACCTTTAACCTGCAACATAAAACACCGGGTACCCTGACCTTATCGCTGGACAATACCATCCCCAATGGCGCTAATGATCTGCTGTGCTCAACCGCCGACTGTAAAATAACTTTCGATGATGCCGGTTTTATTTTTTCCGCCATCGACAACCAGATAGCGGGTCAGTCCTTCCCGGATATCAGCATACAAGCGGTGCAGGCCGGGGACGACGGCAGCGGCGGCGTTAGCTGCGACCCCAATATCAGTTTTGCCGACACCAGAGTTGACATAGCGCTGTCGCAGGAAAATGTCACTCCCTCGGGCGCTACCGGGCGGAATTTTTTGATCATTGATGACAACACGACCTTGCCCAAATATCCCGGCACCAGGGCGGTATCGCTGGGATTTGTCAACAGCTACGCCACTATCAGCAACCCCACTTACCTGGATGCGGGAGAAATACAGTTACGCGCCGGCTTTGACACCGCATCCGGCGGCGACATCACAGGCATCAGCAACCGTTTCTGGGTCCGCCCGGAGGCACTGGCTCTTAGCGCCCGGGTTAACAGCACAGATTTAAATGCCACTACAGTCTCCGGCAGCCCTAGCCATAAAGCCGGTGAAGACTTTGAGCTAAAAGTCACTGCCCTCAATGCCTCAGGCGATGCTACCTTTAACTATACTCCCGGACAAATACAGCTAAAACTCACCAGAACCGGCCCCACCAGCGGCGGCCACGAAGGTACATTAACCTATGGCGAGGACAAACAGCTGACATCTGCCCTCACCGCCGACTTTAAGGATATAAGTTTAACCTCCTTTGACAACGGCAGTTCCACCTATAAAAACGCCAGTTATAGCGAAGTAGGCCTTATTAACCTGGATGTACGAGACAGCAACTATGCCAACAGCGCTATGACTGTGTCCGGCAGCGCCATCGATATTGGCCGCTTTATCCCGGATCATTTCACCCTGGTTGAAAACCCCGCTGAAGTTGTCGGCTGGTGCGGCAATGGCGTCAACAACTTTACCTATATGGGCCAGGAGCAGCTGCAGGTAAACTATGTGCTCGAAGCGCGGAATAAAGCGGAAGGGGTCACCAAAAACTACTTCGACCATGTTGCCCCCGAGCAGGACTATGCCAAAGCCAGTGTCGCTTTAGTGGCAGAAAATAATAACAACGGTGACGGTGCAACCTACCCCGACAGGATCAGCGCTTTTATCGGCACCTGGGCTGAGGGCAGCTATCAACCCGCCAACACCAGGGCAGCCTTTCCAAGAAAAGGCACTCTTGTCGACGGGCCTTTTGAACGGCTGCAGTTTGGCTTAACCCTGCAAGATGACGACGGCCCTGTGCTGGACGAACCTTTTGATATGCTGGCAACCGCAGCCGGCCTCTGCACCCAAGATGAAGATGCCCTGAGCGACTGCAATGCCATTCAACTTTCGGGCAGTGCGAAAATACTTTATGGCCGCTGGTATATCGAAAACAACTTTGGCCCGGAAACCGTCAGCTTGCCCATGATAATGTCGCTGCAATACTGGAGCGGCAGCCGCTTTATCACCAACCTTGACGACAGCTGTACCAGTTACAACGGCGAAACCATCAATAACTATGCCTTTGACAACAGCAATCTTAACCCCGCCCTGAGCGATGCTCCCACCATAAGCGTCACCACAGGCATAGGTACTTTTGTTAACGGCAGCAACAGTCTTTTGCCGCTGATGTTAAACGCCCCCGGCGCCGGTAATGTCGGCCACACCTACTATATCTACGGCGGCAGCAATAATATCACCCCGGCCTGGTTAAAATATGACTGGGACAACGAAGACGGTAATTTAGACGGCCCCTATGACGATAACCCCAAAGGCCTGGCCAGTTTCGGCCAGTATCACGGCAATAACCGGATTATCTACTGGCGCGAAGTGGACTAG
- a CDS encoding S8 family serine peptidase: MTRLIRAIFASIMLTTTSLATAVPITFDTLSDLETVTTQFAGLTFSGAKVLTAGISLNEFEFPPVSGDNVVFDEFGSIEVLFDTPVASVSGLFTYSAALSAAAFDLSNSLLDSVSSSFFNNLALSGEAGSSPNELLSLNSALGISRVVFEGDPLGGSFTLDQFDFSPLDTSVPEPSILLLMLFALFVLFVMRAKPVKYHKVKLMLAFGVAVVTASPSYAVQRVESVVATPALVFVDTPTSVRFSARVAPDDNLIPASVRLLQEQEDGRLAVAATMFDDGSNGDSIAGDLVFTTELAVLVASPSVLKYRVAVAYRGTMRRTQSETVLVRTDLEPFFSPTPDDKLVSSEGVEFAVDEVLVSLIDGEDITTAQSLAASQAGAVVGFAPTANLYQLRVPSASIAALDLIIDALLIDPRVVMAIRNYTTDSVLEPDAANNDAQALPAINNSAYEQIKAFDAWDLLFDIGHSFSPVVVGVLDRGFQRHDEFSGVAFTPGSTRSDVGWAARAGCSTGSKDHGTAVAGLIGAGNKGGSGGDFQTNGVLGGVTDASADGSSVPYKLDTRRLGSTFIENQTLISRMVNAGAKVINMSFGGSRKSALPVDTVIVFFNPGAPAGTAAALATLVGGTVLREGSTRVKLKVNAATEAQTQVHIATLQAQATVASAKSERQCFGVQNVDFNAITNFYRARFNAHPDVMFVVAAGNSSLAVSDAFPANINADNVLTVGASNELADPDTAGAAKFTNTGAGVDIAAPGVSVYAPTDFTAPLDAADYRRVDGTSFSAPITAGALGLMLATDGALEVEQLRKILLATATKNAAVNTISGKIVDLGAAIEFLLVPVDVFMVVDTSGSFSDDLASFRAEAISLVDELDNSGLNIHIGLAQFEDYPIASWGGSADRAYNRVLDIQSIEDGGGGKPIINSINGLTVRSGSDIRESQLVALFQGATGSGQTVAGHPGANIPAGKGATFRNPTVTALKPIRIMILWTDADFHVKNDSNSLVEPVIGYPGPTFEQTIDALNNKGIKVIGIGAGNNAITDLRKVVEGTDTLAPAEGVNCDSDAAIEIPAGQPIVCPISTSGSGIGEAIFNTVIAVVKS; encoded by the coding sequence ATGACTAGACTCATTAGAGCCATTTTCGCATCAATAATGCTAACGACAACATCGTTAGCAACCGCGGTACCGATAACATTCGATACCCTTTCTGATCTTGAAACTGTGACGACCCAGTTTGCCGGATTGACTTTTTCCGGAGCAAAGGTTTTGACCGCAGGCATCTCATTGAACGAGTTTGAGTTTCCGCCGGTCTCCGGAGACAATGTTGTCTTCGACGAATTTGGCTCGATTGAGGTCTTGTTCGATACGCCGGTAGCCAGTGTCTCGGGTTTGTTTACTTATAGCGCAGCCCTGAGTGCGGCAGCGTTTGACTTGAGTAATTCGTTGCTCGATAGCGTTAGCTCCAGTTTTTTCAATAATCTTGCGCTCAGCGGTGAGGCAGGCTCTTCGCCTAATGAACTGTTGTCGCTAAACTCAGCCTTGGGCATTTCCCGGGTGGTTTTTGAAGGCGACCCCTTAGGCGGCTCTTTCACCCTGGACCAGTTTGACTTTAGCCCCCTGGATACGTCTGTGCCTGAGCCGTCGATATTGCTCCTGATGCTGTTTGCCTTGTTCGTCTTATTTGTGATGCGTGCTAAGCCGGTCAAGTATCACAAAGTAAAGCTAATGCTGGCATTTGGCGTTGCTGTGGTAACCGCATCTCCGTCTTACGCCGTGCAGCGGGTCGAGTCCGTTGTTGCCACCCCGGCGCTGGTATTTGTTGATACCCCAACCTCGGTCAGGTTTTCCGCCAGGGTAGCGCCGGACGATAACCTGATCCCGGCAAGCGTGCGTTTGTTGCAGGAGCAGGAAGACGGCAGGCTTGCGGTTGCAGCAACAATGTTTGATGACGGCAGCAATGGTGACAGCATCGCGGGGGATCTGGTTTTTACCACTGAACTTGCCGTGCTGGTGGCAAGTCCGAGTGTCCTGAAATACCGTGTTGCTGTGGCCTACCGGGGCACAATGCGGCGGACCCAGTCCGAGACGGTTTTGGTGCGCACCGATCTCGAACCTTTCTTCAGCCCGACCCCTGATGACAAGCTGGTTAGCAGTGAAGGGGTTGAGTTTGCCGTTGATGAAGTACTGGTATCCCTTATCGACGGCGAGGACATCACAACGGCACAAAGCCTGGCCGCAAGCCAGGCGGGCGCAGTGGTAGGTTTTGCACCGACGGCTAATCTGTATCAGCTCAGGGTGCCAAGCGCGAGCATAGCAGCACTTGATCTGATTATTGATGCTTTGCTTATAGATCCCAGGGTGGTGATGGCGATACGTAACTACACCACAGACTCGGTACTTGAGCCTGATGCTGCAAATAACGATGCACAAGCCTTACCGGCAATAAATAACAGTGCTTATGAGCAAATTAAGGCCTTTGATGCCTGGGATCTTTTATTTGATATCGGCCATAGCTTTTCGCCTGTGGTCGTCGGGGTGCTCGATCGGGGATTTCAGCGACATGACGAATTCAGCGGTGTCGCCTTTACCCCGGGTTCAACCCGCAGCGATGTCGGCTGGGCAGCCCGGGCCGGCTGTAGCACCGGCAGTAAAGATCACGGCACGGCTGTTGCCGGGTTGATAGGTGCCGGTAATAAAGGGGGCAGCGGAGGTGATTTTCAAACCAACGGTGTGCTCGGGGGGGTAACCGATGCTTCGGCTGACGGCTCAAGTGTGCCCTATAAACTTGATACCCGGCGACTGGGCTCTACTTTCATAGAAAACCAGACCCTGATCTCACGTATGGTAAACGCCGGTGCTAAAGTCATTAATATGAGCTTTGGCGGTTCGCGTAAAAGCGCATTGCCGGTGGATACAGTGATCGTTTTTTTTAATCCGGGAGCCCCTGCGGGCACGGCGGCAGCCCTGGCGACCTTAGTGGGCGGGACTGTGCTTCGTGAAGGCAGTACGCGGGTCAAGTTAAAGGTGAATGCAGCTACTGAGGCACAAACACAAGTACATATAGCTACGCTACAAGCCCAGGCAACGGTTGCCAGCGCAAAATCGGAGCGGCAATGTTTTGGCGTGCAGAATGTAGACTTTAACGCAATAACCAACTTCTATCGGGCTCGCTTTAATGCACATCCGGATGTGATGTTTGTTGTGGCTGCCGGAAATAGCTCACTGGCAGTATCCGATGCTTTTCCTGCAAACATTAATGCCGACAATGTTTTGACCGTGGGGGCCTCGAATGAACTGGCCGACCCCGACACCGCAGGTGCGGCAAAATTTACCAATACCGGGGCTGGTGTTGATATTGCCGCGCCCGGGGTATCTGTGTATGCACCGACGGATTTTACTGCGCCGCTTGATGCTGCAGATTACCGGCGGGTGGACGGCACTTCATTTTCCGCCCCTATCACGGCGGGAGCATTAGGACTTATGTTAGCAACCGATGGTGCGCTGGAAGTAGAGCAGTTGAGAAAAATATTGCTGGCAACCGCAACTAAGAATGCAGCGGTAAATACCATCAGCGGCAAGATAGTGGACTTAGGGGCCGCTATTGAATTTTTGCTGGTGCCTGTCGATGTCTTTATGGTGGTGGATACGTCCGGCAGTTTCAGTGATGATCTGGCTTCTTTTCGTGCCGAGGCGATTTCTTTAGTGGATGAGTTGGATAACAGCGGGTTGAATATCCATATAGGCTTGGCTCAATTTGAAGATTATCCGATTGCGTCATGGGGAGGCAGCGCAGACAGGGCTTATAATCGGGTATTGGATATACAAAGTATTGAAGATGGCGGCGGAGGTAAGCCGATAATTAACAGTATCAATGGTTTGACGGTCCGCAGCGGCAGTGATATTCGTGAGAGCCAACTGGTGGCCTTGTTCCAGGGAGCTACGGGCTCAGGACAGACTGTGGCTGGGCATCCAGGCGCGAATATTCCAGCCGGCAAAGGAGCAACCTTTCGTAATCCGACGGTAACAGCCCTGAAACCTATCCGGATCATGATCCTTTGGACGGATGCTGATTTTCATGTCAAGAATGATTCAAACTCACTTGTTGAGCCTGTTATAGGCTATCCTGGTCCTACTTTTGAGCAGACCATTGATGCCTTGAATAATAAAGGCATTAAAGTGATCGGTATCGGGGCGGGCAATAATGCGATTACCGATCTACGCAAGGTTGTAGAGGGCACAGATACCCTGGCGCCTGCAGAAGGGGTTAACTGCGACAGTGATGCTGCCATTGAAATACCGGCGGGACAGCCTATTGTCTGTCCGATTTCAACCAGCGGTAGCGGCA